Within the Ochrobactrum sp. Marseille-Q0166 genome, the region GCCTCATGCAGAACCGCACTTGTGCGCTCAAGCGATGCAGCCGGCGGCAGGATAGCCACACTGAACAGGAAGCCCTGGTCTTCATCCGGCAGAAGCGAACCCGGAACTTTCTCAAAGAGATAATATGTGCCCCCCAGAATACCCGCGAAAATCAACAGGCCGATAGACGCGCGTTTCAGGAAGAAGCGGACACCTGCGGTATATCCCTTCGTCAACCGATCAAAGAAGCGGTTGAAAATACGGAACGGCAACATCGGTTCATGATGGCCGGGCTTGAGGATCAGCGCACAGAGCGCCGGCGTCAATGTCAAAGCCACGACACCGGAGATTGTCACCGAAATCGCAATCGTAACAGCAAACTGCTTGTACATTTCGCCAACCAGACCGCCCATGAAGGCGACTGGAATGAACACGGCGCAGAGCACGAGAACAATCGCGATAACCGGGCCTGTCACTTCGCTCATTGCCTTGATGGCAGCTTCGCGTGGCGGCAGCTTCTCGGTCGTCATGATACGTTCGACGTTTTCCAGCACCACGATGGCGTCATCCACCACGATACCGATCGCCAGTACCAGACCGAACAAAGTCAGCAGGTTAATGGAGAAGCCAAGCACATACATGCCTGCAAACGTGCCAATGATCGAGATCGGAACCGCGATAACCGGGATAAGTGTTGCACGCCAGTTCTGAAGGAAGATGAAGACCACCAGAACAACGAGGATGATCGCCTCGATGAAGGTATGGATCACTTCTTCCACCGAGACCTTGATGAACTTGGTGGTGTCGAATGGAATCGAATAATTGATGCCTTCCGGGAAGCTGGTCTTCAGCTCCGCCATACGGCTCTGGATAAGTTCCATCGTGTTGAGCGCGTTGGCGCCCGGCTGAAGATAGATCGCAATCGGAACAGCCGGTGTGCCATTCAGGGCGCTATCCACCAGATAGCTTTCCGTACCGAGCTCTACACGGGCAACGTCTTTCAGAAGAAGCGTTGCTGCGTTCTTGTCCGAACGAAGGATAATATTTTCAAAGGCGCTTGCATCCGGCAGACGGCCCTGCGTGGTCGCCGTATAGGTAAACGGCCCGGCCTGAGGATCAGGCTGATCGCCAAAACGGCCCGCGGCAAACTGCGCATTCTGTTCCTGAATAGCCGTCTGAACATCTGATGGCGTCAGATTATATTGCGCCAGCTTGTCCGGGCGCAGCCAGATGCGCATCGAATATTCGATATTGCCAAGAAGCTGAACATCACCAACGCCAGGCAGACGCTTGAGATCGTCGATGACGTTCAAAAGCGCATAGTTACCAACATAGGTGCGATCATAACGGTCGGAGGTCGAAAACATCGCCACCATGCCGAGAATGGTGCTGGAGCGTTTGTCGACGGTGACGCCGAGACGCTGCACTTCCTGTGGAAGCGACGAGGTTGCACGCTGAACGCGGTTGTTGACGTTGATCGTGGCCTGATCCGGGTCGGTGCCAAGAGCAAAAGTCACGGTCAGCTGCATGGTACCGCTGCCAAGGCTCGAAGACTGCATATAAAGCATGTTCTCGACGCCGTTGATCTGCTGCTCAAGAGGCGCCGCAACGGTTTGCGTCACAGTTTCAGCACTGGCACCCGGATAGGTGGCGCTGACGACAACCTGCGGCGGCGTCAGCTCGGGATACTGCGCGACAGGCAGAATCCGCATGGCAATCAAGCCTGCCAGCACGATGATGATGGAAATGACCGCCGCGAAAACCGGCCGGTCGACGAAGAACTTGTTCATTGCTTGTCTGCCGCCTGTTCTTTATCGGTCTTTGCGCCAGCTTCGGTTGCAGCTTTCGCTTCAACGGGCTGGACCGTCTTGCCCGGTGCAGCCTTGATCACGCCTTCGGTGATGATGCGATCGCCTGCCTGCAAGCCTTCACTGACCAGCCAATCATCCGCAAGCTCACGCGCGATCTTGATCGGACGAACTTCCGCAACATTGTCCTTGTTGACCACATAAACGAACTGACCCTGCGGGCTCTGCATAAGGGCCGCTTTTGGGACGAGAATTGCGTTGTCAATCGTAACACCCAGAATAGCTGCGCGTACGAACTGGCCCGGGATCAGGCGCTGATCCGGGTTGTCAACGACCGCACGTGCGCCGAGTGTTCCGGTTTCGGTATCAAGCGAGGAAGACGTGAAGTCGATGACACCTTCCTTGTCGTAAGCCTGACCATCGCCGAACAGGATCTTGATACGCAGACGATCAGCATCCTGCCCGGTGGCACCGCGCGCCTCACGCAGCTTGCGGATTTCCGCAGCTTCGGAGTCGGTGAAGGAAAAATTCACGTAAACCGGATTGATCTGGGTGATTGACGTCAGCAAGCTCGATGAAGCATCCGTTCCGATAAGGCTGCCTTCGGAAACCTGTTCGAGGCTGGTGATACCACTGATCGGCGCCGTTACTTTGGTATAGCTGAGGTTAAGCTCTGCGGTGCGTAATTGTGCTTTGGCAGCCGCAACCGCCGCCTTGTTCAAATCACGTGTCGCCAGAGCCGTGTCACGAACCGCTGTGCTTTGCACCTTTTGTTGGACAAGCTGTTCAGCACGTTCTGCATCGCGGATCGATTGTTGATAGGTCGCTTCAGCCTGCGCAACCTGCGCCTGGGCGCGGGCGACTTCCGCCTCATAAGGTGCAGGATCAATTTCGAACAGCAAGTCGCCGGCTTTGACTTCCGTGCCTTCTACGAAATTGCGATGCAGGAGAATGCCCCCAACACGCGCACGTACCTGAACATCGCGGTAGGCGCTGACTCGTGCCGCATATTCATACGGTACTTCCACATTCTCAACTTTAATCTCCGTAACGGTCACTGGCGGCGGTGGCGGCGTAGCACCTCCGGGGGCCTGCGCGAGGGCAGATTGCCCTGCAAGAATGAAAAATGCGGCACTCGCCGCAAAAATCCGGATGGAACTGGTCATGGTCATAGTGGGAGCTGCCCTTGATGTCGCACGGTGCGGCCGAATAAACATACACGAATGTTTGTAAATACGAATTACCGTGTTATAGTCAATTACCTAATGTTACGTATCACGAATGAGTTACCCAAATAGTGAACGAAAAATCCTTTTTTTGCTGACGTTTGGCTCACAATTTGAATGCTAGAGAACAAGAATGCGAAGGACGAAGGCCGAGGCCGCAGAAACGAGAGATGCTATTTTAACTGCTGCTGAACGGGTATTTCTTGACCGCGGACTGACCCAATCAACTTTGACACAAATCGCATCTCAGGCAGGCGTAACCCGCGGCGCCATTTATTTCCATTTTCAAGATAAACGCGACATATTTCAAGCAATTATCAACCGTACATGTTTTCCGCATGAAGAAATCATGCGCCATGCAGCCGAATGTGACCACCCTAACCCGCTTTATGTACTTGAGCAATCAATCATAACTGCGCTTGAGCATTTCATAGCCAATGAACGGCAGCAGAACGTCTTCACGATTATTCACCAGCGTTGTGAATATGTTGGTGAGATTGCCCCGGTCGTCGACCATATCCGGGAGGCGCGTGGAAATGTATTATCGCTCTTCACAGGCTTGCTTGAGGTTGCAGAGCGGCGCAACGAGCTGTCAAATGAATGGACATCCATTTCTGCTGCACAAATTTTGCTCGCCGTGCTGGGTGGCCTGCTCAATGAATGGCTCCGAAGCGAGCGGGACTTCGATCTTGTCGGTGATGGTGGTAAAGCAATCGGAACCTTGATCCGGTCCATGCGGCGCGACAGTTGACAGTTGACTGACCCAAGCTTCCCATACCCATCCCGTAAGCCGTTGAGACAACAGAACACCTTACCAGCACGTATTATCTGCCGAATTTTTAATTTACGCTTACGTTAATGTAACTCTTGCGATTACGACGAAAGTCGACCACATTCATGATTGAGGAGTGCCTGACCTGGATTTGGGGCGGGGCACGTTGGGAGAAGGGTGGCGGCTTGCTGCTCAAAGATGAGACGGAGCAATCCGGGGAGAAGGCATGGCAAAAAAAGCAACCGAAGCGAAACCCACGTCGAGCAAGGCAACGAAAACAATGCCTGCATCAGGCAAGGTCTGGCTGAAATCCTATCCGAAAAGCGTTCCACACGAAATCGATCTGAGTAAAACGACTTCTATTGGCGACATGATTTCGAATGCGTGCCGCCACTTTGCCGACAAACCGGCCTTCACCTGTATGGGTAAGGATCTGTCCTACAAAGAACTCGATGAAAACTCACGCGCACTCGCTGCATGGCTGCAATCGCGGGGACTGGTCAAAGGTGATCGCATTGCGATCATGATGCCGAATATTCTGCAATACCCTGTGGCAATTGCCGCAATCCTGCGCGCAGGCTTCGTGGTCGTCAACGTAAACCCGCTCTACACACCGCGCGAACTTCAGCATCAATTGAATGATTCAGGCGCGCAGGCGCTTATCGTGCTGGAAAACTTTGCATCGACTGTGCAAAAGTCTCTGGCATCCATTCATGTGCCCAACATCATCGTTGCAACGATGGGCGATATGCATGGCCTTAAAGGTCACATCATCAATCTGGTGGTGCGCAAGGTGAAAAAACTTGTACCGGAATGGAATATTCCCGGGCATGTGCGTTTTAAAGATGCGTTGGCGCAAGGCCGCGGAAAGTCATTTAATCCCGTACCAGTTGACAGTTCCGATCTCGCTTTTCTGCAATATACCGGCGGCACGACAGGTGTTTCCAAAGGCGCCATGCTGAGCCATAGAAATATTCTGGCCAATGTCGAGCAAATGCAGCTTTGGATGGATGTCGCCTTCCAGAACAAAGGCAAGCCGAAGGAACTCAACTTCGTCTGCGCTTTGCCGCTCTATCATATTTTTGCGCTGACCGTAAATGCAATGATCGGCATAAAGCTTGGCGCACGCAATATACTCATACCGAATCCGCGTGACATTCCGGCCTTTACAAAAGAGCTGCAAAAATATCCGTTCCATATTTTTCCGGGTCTCAACACATTGTTCAACGCCCTGATGAACAACGAAGATTTCAAGGCACTGAACTTCAAGCCGCTGGTGCTGACGCTTGGAGGCGGCATGGCAGTGCAGCGTCCGATTGCCGAACGCTGGCAGGAAATGACGGGCTGCCACATCACCGAAGGCTATGGTCTCTCCGAAACGTCACCCGTCGCCTCCGCCAATCCTCTCGATGCGACGGAGTTCAGCGGTACGATTGGGCTCCCCATGCCCTCAACGGATTTTACCATCCGTGATGACGACGGCAAAGACCTGCCATTGGGCGAAGTCGGTGAAATCTGTGTGCGAGGTCCGCAGGTCATGATGGGCTACTGGAACCGCCCCGATGAAACCGAACGCGCCATTATGGCCGATGGCTTCTTTCGCACCGGCGACATGGGCTTTATGGATGAAAGCGGCTTCACCAAGATTGTTGACCGCAAGAAGGACATGATCCTCGTTTCCGGTTTCAACGTCTACCCGAATGAAATTGAGGAAGTGGCAGCAGAGCATCCGGGCATTGTGGAATCGGCGGCGGTCGGCGTTCCCAATGAACATTCTGGCGAAGTGGTGAAGCTTTACGTCGTGCGCCGCGATCCGAACCTGACGGAAGAAGACGTCAAATCCTTCTGTGCACAGCGCCTGACCAATTATAAGCGCCCACGTGAAGTGGAGTTCCGCCATGCTTTGCCGAAAACCAATGTCGGCAAGATTCTTCGCCGCGAGTTACGTGACTAAAACAGAAAAGGCCCTCCTAACCGGAGGGCCTTTTCATTTTATTTAAACAAAGCTGGCAAGTCTGCAATGGATTCAAGCACCACATCGGCATGCGGCTCCAGCGCTTCGCGTGGGCTGTTGCCGGATAAGACGCCAACACCAAGACCCGCTTTTGCCGCCTGTGCCGTTTCAAGATCGTGGAGATTATCGCCGACCATGGCAATTGCGCCAGGTTCAAGGCCGATCTTTTCAGCAAAGTAAAGCAGCGGGTCAGCATATGGTTTGGGCCGTGCCGCCGTATCATAGCCGATTACGACATCAAAGAAATGGTCAATACCCAGTGCCTTTGCAGTCGCATGGGCGCCGGCTTCTGAATCATTGGTGGCAATGCCAAGGATGAAGCCCATCTCGCGAAGGGTCTCCAAGGTCTCCCGCAGGCCTTCAATCGCCACCGCAGAACGCGCACCTTCGGCAACCGTATAGCTGTCAAATTCGGCTATCTTGGCTTGGAAACCAGCTTCGTCAATGTCGGGATACCAGAGCTGCACAATGTCTTCGACCGTACCGGCTGCAATCACTGAATTGGCGCGAAAACGCGACGCTTCCCAGTCATAGCCACCGGCGTCGAGCAGCGATCTTGCACGATGTTCGTCGCCATTGGCGCTTCGCTGTGCAAGGCTCCATGACACGGTAAACCATGTGCGATCGAAATCGATTAACGTGCCATCCTTGTCAAACAGGATGGCACGGATTGATTTCAACTTTTCTGAGGAAGGTAATGCACTCATGCCTCTAACGCACCGGCGCGCTTCTTGACTGCAGATGGTTTTGGGCCAAGCAGCTTCAGCAGATCATCACCCCGCCGGACATAGCGCAACGAACGACGTGTGAGGATACGGCCAGCCTGCGGCGCAGTGAGCGTTATGTCACCTTCCGGCTCACCCGGTCTTGTCACCACAGTGACGAGCTTCGCGCCCGCTTCCACCACATCGCCCGGAGCAACATGATAAAGCACCATGCCACCTTCCGGCGCGCGCAGCATTTCGACATTTTCAAGTGGTGTCACCAGACCATTGTATTCGAGAGCAAGCTTTACGCTTTCGTCGACGATCACACCGCGATGAACGAGGAACCTGTAAAGGCCTTCGGCGTCACCCTTGCCCATATCGGCATAGACATCGCTCAAACCACGGAACTCGACCGTGGTCACAGCGCGGCGCTTCATATTGCGCTGGTCAGCAGGCAATTGCAGAACAGGATGTGCGCAGGCTTCCTCGAAAGCTGCATCCGCGGTCGTATCCCAAGCAAGGATCGCGGTTGAGCCGAGTGCCACGGCCAGATCCTTCATGTCTTCCACGAATTCCTTGGCGATATAGACATAGCTTTCGCTCTCATCATCGCAATGAAGATCAAGCACGATATCATTTTCGAGAGCAAGCTTCAAAAGCGTGCTCTTTAAACGCTGCGCAAGGGCCACAGGCGCATCCGGGCCGGGGAGTTCACTTGTGTCGAAGTCCGGCAGAAGCGGGAAAGCACGGTTGAAATTGACCGCCGAGAAAAACTCGAAACGGCCCAGATGCTGATGCGCCTGCCACTGGTTGGAGCCAATCGGATTTGCCTGCGGTACCACCGTGATATTGCCGAGTATGCGGCCTTCTTCCGATGCTTTTTTCAGCATCGGAACGAGAAAATGCAAAGCAGCCTGTCCCGGCAATTCGCCACCATGCAGCGAAGATTGCAGATAGGCGGTCGGCGCATCGCTGTCTTTGCCTGCAAAACGCAGCACACGCAGTTCAATGGCGTTACCCGGTACGTCGCCGGCAAACTCGATAATCTCGGATTTCATTTCAGTTCCCATTTGATGCACAAAAAAAGCCGGGCATAGCGCCCGGCTTGCCTTCTTGATTTGCCTTAATATCAGGCTTTGCGGCGCGCATGCAAATGGGCAACGAGACCCACCGTCGAAGCGTCTTTGCCTTCTGCGGATTCTGCACCGGAAACAACCGGAAGAAGCTCGGTTGCGAGTTCCTTGCCAAGCTCCACGCCCCACTGGTCAAACGCATTGATGCCGAAAATCTGAGCTTCCACGAACACGCGATGTTCGTAAAGAGCGATCAAGCGGCCAAATGCAAACGGATCCAGCTTGTCGTGAACCAGTGTCAGCGACGGACGGTTGCCGGAGAACACGCGATGCGGTGCAATGCGCTCAACTTCTGCGTCCGGCAGATTCTTGGCCTTCAACTGTGCACGCGCTTCATCGAGCGTGCGCCCCTTCATCAAGGCTTCCGACTGCGCAAGGCAATTAGCGAGCAGCATTTCATGCTGATGATCGAGATGCTTTTCATGGCCCTTTGCCGCAACGATGAATTCGAGCGGAATGGTGTCCGTGCCCTGATGCAAAAGCTGGAAGAAGGCGTGCTGACCATTGGTGCCGGGTTCGCCCCAGACAACAGGACCCGTTGGACCGGAAACCGGCTTGCCGTCAACCGTAACACTCTTGCCATTCGATTCCATATCGAGTTGCTGGAGATAGGCCGGAACACGCGCCAGACGCTGATCGTATGGAATAACAGCACGGCTCGAATAATCGCAGATTGCGCGATGCCAATAGCCGATGAGGCCAAGCCAGATTGGCAGGTTCTTTTCCAGCGGCGCGTCGCGGAAATGCACATCCATCGAATGCGCGCCCGCAAGGAATTTGCGGAAATTATCAGCGCCGATTGCGATCATCACTGGCAAGCCAATCGCTGACCAGACTGAATAACGGCCACCAACCCAATCCCAGAAGCCAAAAACGCGTTCTTCGCCAATGCCAAAGGCTGCGACCTTATCAAGAGCGGTTGAAACGGCAGCAAAATGTGCGCCTACCGCGTCTTCGCCCAGTGCATCAGCAACCCATTTGCGTGCGGTCTGCGCATTGGTCATGGTTTCGATGGTGGTGAAGGTCTTCGACGCTACGATGATGAGCGTCGTTGCCGGATCAAGCACGTTGAGCGTATCGGCAATGTGCGCTCCATCGATGTTCGAAACATAATGGGCGCGCGGGCCGTCATGATAGGGTGAAAGCGCAATCGTTGCCATGACCGGACCAAGATCGGAACCGCCGATTCCGATATTGACGATATCGGTGATCTTCTTTCCGGTCGCGCCCTTGATGGAACCGGAACGGATGCCATCAGAGAAGGCAGCCATGCGGTCGAGAACTTCCTTCACGTCGGGCAGCACGTTGTGGCCATCAACCAGCACTTCCTTCGACGTGGTGTCGCGAAGGGCAACATGCAGCACAGCGCGATCTTCGGTGTTGTTGATGTGTTCGCCTGCAAACATGGCGGCACGACGGCCTTCAACATCAGCCGCCTGCGCAAGTTCGGTCAGAAGTGCAACCGTCTCGTCATTGACCCGGGCTTTCGACCAGTCAAACAGCAGATCGTCAAGCGACAGCGAATAGCGCTCAAAACGGCCAGGATCGGCTTTGAATGCCGCACGCATGTCTTTTGGTGCTGCTTCCGCCCAGTGCTTCTTCAGCTTTGCGACCGTTGCTTCCAGCTTCGCCGCGTCTCTTGCCATGATGGTACTCCCAGTCAATCAAATCGATTTAATTGCGGATAATTAAGCACTTTATTCAAGAATTGCATCCGTTAAATTACATAAATTTTCCTTTTGATGTGGTTCCATATATGCATATGCATCAATTTAGGTTGATCAGGAGTTTAGTCAAAGCATGGACCTCGTCGGAGAAGAAAGAATCAGCGCACCCCGGCAGGCCGTCTGGGACGCACTCAATGACATCGAAACGTTGAAAAGCTGTATTCCCGGCTGCGAAGATCTCGAACGTGTCTCTGAAACAGAAATTCGAGCGGCGCTGAAAGTCAGCCTCGGCGTTATCAAAGTCCGTTTCCACGGAATGCTCGAACTCTCCAACATGAACCCACCGGCTTCCTACACGATTTCCGGGCGCGGCGAAGGGTCGATTGCAGGATTTGCGCATGGCGATACCGACGTTACTCTGACGGAAGACAATAACGATACGATCCTCAGCTATGTGATCCGTGGCGATGCCGGGGGCAAGATCGCCCAGCTTGGGTCGAAGCTTCTCGGTTCTGTCGCCCGCAAGATTGCAGACCGCTTCTTTGCCAACATTGGTACTGCGGCAGCACAAAAAGCGGCACAAAATGCCGCTGCAAAAACGGCATAATTTCATTCCAAGATGGTATGAGAACAGATGGGAAAGCGTTTTTGCTTTTTGCTGTTATGAGATAGTCGATAACGCATAAACTGTAACAAGGCCTATCGGCATGAAGCCCAGAGACACCGCGACCTATATTTTTCTTGCTATCGCATGGGGACTATCGTTCCTCGTGGTGCTGCGTGTGGTCGAAGCCTTTGGCTGGGTTGGTGCGGTCGCCTTCCGCTCTTTCATTGCCGCAGGAACTCTTTTTGCGATTGCAAAACTATCCGGGCGCAAGCTTGATTTTCAAGCTGGCTGGAAACCTTTTGCCATTGTTGGTGCCACAACTGTCGCGGGCCAGCTGATCGGCCTTTCCTATGGCACACCACTGATCGGAACGGCGATGGCCGCAATCTGCGTTGCATCGATTCCGCTTTTCTCAATGGTTATCAGCCAGCTCTGGGGGCTTGAACGCATCACGACGCGCGGACTGATCGGCCTGTTGCTTGGCGTCACCGGTATTGTGTTGCTTGTTGGCTTCCCGGCTGTTGCCGTTACGCCTGAATTCATCATGGGTTGCATTGCGGTGCTTTTTTCCTGTTTCTCGGCAGCTTTCGGCAGCAATTACGCCAGCCGCCGCCTGTCCGGCACCGGCTCGTGGGAAACCACCATTGGCGCATTCGTGTTTGGCGGCATCCTGACTTTGCCGCTGATCGTTGCCATTCCTGTGCCGACCATGCCGGGACTGGTTGATGTTGTTTATCTGCTGATCTCTGCCTGCGTGATGAGCGCCCTCACCTATGTGCTTTATTTCAGACTGGTCGGAAATGTCGGACCTACAAAAGCGATCAGCGTCGAATTTGCGGTCACAGTGATTGCGGTTCTGGTTGGTGCGGTGTTCCTCAAAGAGCAGCTCTCCCTCATCCAGTTTGTCGGTGCTGCCGTCATCATCGCTGGCTGTGCGCTGGTGTTAAGCTCGCGCCCGTCGCTACCAAAAGAAGCTGAGGCTTTCCCGGACGCGGAAGCGACAACAGAACCAGCACCAAGTGGTCTCAAGTCCGATCGCCTCTGATTTCCATTTGAGTTCAATGTCAAAGGCCCGTGCTTCCTGAGCCGGGCCTTTGGTATTTCTGGTAAGTAATTCTCATAAATTGACCAGATGATAAAAAATTTGACCTTACGTGAAAATCTGTCATCCTGTCAGTAACGGGCACCACGCGACGGCAAAGATCGCAGCCCGGAAATCAGTTTATGGTGCGCAAAGGGAACCCGCGCCTGAACAAGCAAAAATGGGAGATGCGATCTATGAGATCAGCAGAGAATTCGCCTATTGATGCAATTGATAATCCGGGACACGCGAACGGGCCTGATATTCACGGCTCGCGGTTGGATAAGGCCGACTATGCGCATGTTTTCGATGATCTGCATCCGCCGCTGAACAAGCATGAAGCCCTCGTTGAATCTGACCGCTGCTATTATTGCTATGATGCGCCTTGCATGAATGCGTGTCCGACCAGCATCGATATTCCGCGTTTCATTCGCCAGATTAACACTGGCAATGCCATTGGTGCGGCGAAGACCATTCTTTCAGAGAACATTCTGGGTGGCATGTGCGCCCGCGTCTGTCCGACCGAAACGCTCTGCGAAGAAGTCTGTGTTCGCGAGACTTCGGAAGGCAAGCCGGTCAAAATTGGCCAATTGCAGCGCTATGCCACTGATGTTCTGATGGAAACCGGCAATCATCCATTCAAGCGCGCGCCCGACACAGGCAAGCATATCGCGATTGTTGGCGCAGGTCCGGCAGGTCTTTCCGCGGCGCACCGCCTTGCGATGCTTGGGTCTAGGGTGACGATATTTGAAGCGCGACCCAAGGGCGGCGGTCTGAATGAATATGGTATTGCCGCCTATAAGACAGTCAATAATTTCGCCCAGCGCGAATTGGAATTCGTGCTGAAAATCGGTGCCATCAATATCGAATATAACCAGACGCTCGGTCAGGACATCACGATTGAAGCGCTGAAGGCGGGCTTTGATGCCGTTTTCCTCGGCATGGGGATGCCGGGCGTCAATGATCTCGGACTTGTGGGCGAAGATGCGCCCAATGTGATTGATGCGGTGGATTACATTGCAAATCTGCGTCAGGCAAAAGATCTTTCCTCTCTGCCCGTTGGCCGCAATGTGGTGGTTATCGGTGGCGGCATGACCGCAGTGGACGTTGCCATTCAGACCAAGAAGCTCGGCGCTGAAAACGTGACAATCGTTTATCGTCGCGGTCAGGAAAGCATGAACGCCAGCGCCTATGAGCAGGAACTGGCACAGATTCACGGTGTGGTTATCCGCCACTGGTTGCAGCCACACGCCTTAGAGCGCAGCGAAGACGGCACCGTCAATGCCGTTGTGTTTGAATATACCAATGCCGATAGCGGCAAGCTTTCCGGCACTGGCGAATATCTCATTCTCGAAGCCGATCAGGTATTCAAGGCTATTGGTCAGAAGTTTGAACCAGAGCCAATTGCAGGCTCAGGCATTGGACTCTCCAAAGGGCGCATCAGCGTCGATGATGAGCGTCGCACATCCGTTGAAGGGATTTGGGCGGGGGGCGACTGCGTTGCAGGTGGTCAGGATCTGACCGTTGCATCGGTGGAAGACGGCAAAGTTGCTGCCGAATCTATCCACGCGACGCTGACAAAACGTCCCGAAGCAATTGAAGGTTTTGCCGATGCGGTGCTCTCCGGCGGCGCGCTTCATGCGCCCAACCCGTCGGCTCACCGTGACCGCAGTGTGCCTTTGGGCCAGGAACAGGGCTGAGGAGAGTAAACATGGCTGATCTTTCAACGAACTTCCTCGGTATCAAGTCGCCAAACCCGTTCTGGCTGGCATCGGCTCCGCCGACCGACAAAGCATATAATGTCGAGCGTGCTTTCAAAGCCGGCTGGGGTGGCGTTGTCTGGAAAACACTTGGCGCTGAAGGCCCGCCGGTGGTCAACGTCAATGGTCCGCGCTATGGCGCTATCCATGGTGCTGACCGGCGTCTGCTGGGTCTTAACAATATCGAGCTGATCACAGATCGTCCGCTTGAAGTGAACCTTCGCGAAATGAAAGAAGTGAAGATGCGCTGGCCCGACCGCGCATTGATCGCTTCGATCATGGTGCCATGCGAAGAAGAGGCGTGGAAGGCCATTCTGCCTTTGGTCGAAGAAACGGGTGCAGATGGCATTGAACTGAACTTCGGCTGTCCGCACGGCATGAGCGAACGCGGCATGGGTGCGGCTGTCGGTCAGGTGCCGGAATATGTCGGCATGGTTGTGAAATGGTGCAAGCAATATAGCCGGATGCCGGTGATCACCAAGCTGACGCCAAACATCACCGATATTCGCAAGCCTGCGCGTGGCGCTAAGGCCAATGGCACCGATGCCGTGTCACTGATCAACACGATCAATTCGATTGTGTCGGTTGATTTGGACAGCATGTCGCCGGTGCCCTCCATTGACGGACGCGGTAGCCATGGCGGTTATTGCGGGCCAGCCGTCAAGCCAATTGCGCTTAATATGGTGGCGGAAATTGCACGCGATCCCGAAACCTATGGCCTGCCGATTTCAGGCATT harbors:
- a CDS encoding efflux RND transporter permease subunit, encoding MNKFFVDRPVFAAVISIIIVLAGLIAMRILPVAQYPELTPPQVVVSATYPGASAETVTQTVAAPLEQQINGVENMLYMQSSSLGSGTMQLTVTFALGTDPDQATINVNNRVQRATSSLPQEVQRLGVTVDKRSSTILGMVAMFSTSDRYDRTYVGNYALLNVIDDLKRLPGVGDVQLLGNIEYSMRIWLRPDKLAQYNLTPSDVQTAIQEQNAQFAAGRFGDQPDPQAGPFTYTATTQGRLPDASAFENIILRSDKNAATLLLKDVARVELGTESYLVDSALNGTPAVPIAIYLQPGANALNTMELIQSRMAELKTSFPEGINYSIPFDTTKFIKVSVEEVIHTFIEAIILVVLVVFIFLQNWRATLIPVIAVPISIIGTFAGMYVLGFSINLLTLFGLVLAIGIVVDDAIVVLENVERIMTTEKLPPREAAIKAMSEVTGPVIAIVLVLCAVFIPVAFMGGLVGEMYKQFAVTIAISVTISGVVALTLTPALCALILKPGHHEPMLPFRIFNRFFDRLTKGYTAGVRFFLKRASIGLLIFAGILGGTYYLFEKVPGSLLPDEDQGFLFSVAILPPAASLERTSAVLHEASENIRKHPAIESVFEVAGFDLLSGGLKTSAGTMFIMLKDWKERTTPDVDARNLPGAIMGMNAGIQDGLVLAFNPPPILGLSTTGGFELYVQDRTGGGVQSLTNATNLLVEAANKRPELAGVRTTFDPNVPQYDIQLDRQKAKAMGVPINSVFTAMQATFGSVYVNDFTLYGRNYQVNLQSEAEFRRDPSDLKHVFVRADSGSMIPLSALVTVKRIVGPDQLERFNAFNAAKVTGNPAPGYTSGDAIKAMQEVAAETLPQGFQIAWTGSAYQEVSTSGSGSQAMIFGLIMVFLILAAQYERWSLPLAVITAVPFAIFGALLATDLRGLTNDVYFQIGLVTLIGLAAKNAILIVEFAVLQREEGKSAIEAAAEAARLRFRPIVMTSLAFILGVVPLAISSGAGSASRHSIGTGVIGGMLAATFIATFFIPMFYSLIARKPPKKRPDDTVVAPAQVSSNDGSGPAH
- a CDS encoding efflux RND transporter periplasmic adaptor subunit, yielding MTMTSSIRIFAASAAFFILAGQSALAQAPGGATPPPPPVTVTEIKVENVEVPYEYAARVSAYRDVQVRARVGGILLHRNFVEGTEVKAGDLLFEIDPAPYEAEVARAQAQVAQAEATYQQSIRDAERAEQLVQQKVQSTAVRDTALATRDLNKAAVAAAKAQLRTAELNLSYTKVTAPISGITSLEQVSEGSLIGTDASSSLLTSITQINPVYVNFSFTDSEAAEIRKLREARGATGQDADRLRIKILFGDGQAYDKEGVIDFTSSSLDTETGTLGARAVVDNPDQRLIPGQFVRAAILGVTIDNAILVPKAALMQSPQGQFVYVVNKDNVAEVRPIKIARELADDWLVSEGLQAGDRIITEGVIKAAPGKTVQPVEAKAATEAGAKTDKEQAADKQ
- a CDS encoding TetR family transcriptional regulator; this encodes MRRTKAEAAETRDAILTAAERVFLDRGLTQSTLTQIASQAGVTRGAIYFHFQDKRDIFQAIINRTCFPHEEIMRHAAECDHPNPLYVLEQSIITALEHFIANERQQNVFTIIHQRCEYVGEIAPVVDHIREARGNVLSLFTGLLEVAERRNELSNEWTSISAAQILLAVLGGLLNEWLRSERDFDLVGDGGKAIGTLIRSMRRDS
- a CDS encoding long-chain fatty acid--CoA ligase, with protein sequence MAKKATEAKPTSSKATKTMPASGKVWLKSYPKSVPHEIDLSKTTSIGDMISNACRHFADKPAFTCMGKDLSYKELDENSRALAAWLQSRGLVKGDRIAIMMPNILQYPVAIAAILRAGFVVVNVNPLYTPRELQHQLNDSGAQALIVLENFASTVQKSLASIHVPNIIVATMGDMHGLKGHIINLVVRKVKKLVPEWNIPGHVRFKDALAQGRGKSFNPVPVDSSDLAFLQYTGGTTGVSKGAMLSHRNILANVEQMQLWMDVAFQNKGKPKELNFVCALPLYHIFALTVNAMIGIKLGARNILIPNPRDIPAFTKELQKYPFHIFPGLNTLFNALMNNEDFKALNFKPLVLTLGGGMAVQRPIAERWQEMTGCHITEGYGLSETSPVASANPLDATEFSGTIGLPMPSTDFTIRDDDGKDLPLGEVGEICVRGPQVMMGYWNRPDETERAIMADGFFRTGDMGFMDESGFTKIVDRKKDMILVSGFNVYPNEIEEVAAEHPGIVESAAVGVPNEHSGEVVKLYVVRRDPNLTEEDVKSFCAQRLTNYKRPREVEFRHALPKTNVGKILRRELRD